The following DNA comes from Triticum aestivum cultivar Chinese Spring chromosome 3D, IWGSC CS RefSeq v2.1, whole genome shotgun sequence.
ACCTCGACGGCGAGGCCGCGCGTGGTCATGGCAAGAAGAAGGGCGGCTTCAGGTCGCCGTTCGTGAGGATCGTGAGCAAGCAGATGGTGGGCGTGTTCCTGACCATCTGGGTGCGGCGCGGCCTGCGGAGGTGCGTCCAGAACATCAAGGTGTCCACCGTGGGCGTGGGCGCCATGGGCTACATCGGCAACAAGGGGTCGGTGTCGGCGAGCATGTCCATCTACCAGACCATGTTCTGCTTCGTCTGCACCCACCTGTCCGCCGGCGAGCGGCCCGGCAACCTCCTCAAGCGGAACACCGACGTGCAGGAGATCCACCGGCGGACGCGCTTCGCCGGCCCCGGCGGCCTCGAGCTGCCCCGAGACATCTACGACCACGAGTCAGTGATCATGCACGCGCACATCGTGCTACGAAATTGCATCCACCAATGCATCACCCGGTGATCTGACAGACATGTTCTTCTGTAGGAGGATTTTCTGGCTGGGCGATCTGAACTACCGGATCGACGTGCCGTACGACAGAACCCACGGCCTGATCGCCGCCATGGACTGGCCTCAGCTAGCCGAGAAAGATCAGGTACGCAGTTTCGTTCATCACCATCTCCGCCATGGACTGTGAACTGGAGTGCTAATGCTCTGTTTGTTGTGATGATCAGCTGAAGCGGGAGCTGAGGAAGGGGCGGGCGTTCGAGGGTTGGAGCGAGGGGGTGCTGGAGTTCGCGCCGACGTACAAGTACGAGATCGGGACGGGCAAGTACATCGGCGACGAccagaaaggggggaggaggacGCCGGCGTGGTGCGACCGGGTGCTGTCGTTCGGGAAGGGCCGACTGCTGGGCTACGGGAGGTCGGAGCTGACGCTGTCGGACCACAAGCCGGTGACGGCGACGTACACGGCGGAGGTGGAGGTGTTCTGCGGGCGAAAGCTGCAGAGGGCGCTCACGCTCACGACGAGCTGGATCCTTCACTCCAAGAAACCATGGCCGCGAGCTGGAAGGCGGCGTCGagatggacggcggcggcgatctGGAGCAGacgagctgaagaagaagaagcagatagGAGAGTGGAGAGGAGAGAGCCGACAGGATAGGATATTCCAAAGGAATATACCCACAAGTTAACTCAGGTGTAGTACTGCGGGTTGATTCGTGATAAAGGCAGGGGGCTAACTGAAAAACTCGCGGCGCTGACCAGCCCAGGCCACCTGGCTCCACTTGGCGAGTTCGGATTGGCTGTGGACTAAACTTGCACATTCATGACAAGTTTAGGGACGAAATAATCAGCTTTTTCAACTTCAAGGACCCATCACCTGACATGCAAGTTCAGGGACCTGCAGTGCTATTACCTCTTTCTAAAGAAACACTTTTCATAAGACGAAATCACCATTTAAGAATACCGCTTGCAAATAGTCGCACAGTTGGTAATGCCACTGGTTGTCATTCGGGAGTTTTTTAAGGGTTTTTTCCCCCTCATCGGAGAGTTTTTAGGCTTTCTTTTTTCCCACAAGAGGGAAGGATGGGGAGGGCGTGTGCTTTCTTTTTCCGCGAGATTCAAATTTCAGAATAAAATATCTTGTGAGCCCAGTGTTCAAATTATAAACCATTTTTTTCGAGATCTCATATCAATAGATTTTGATGATTTTGTTATTGTAATTTGTACTCTAAAAGATAACATATATGTGATCGTACTATAAaagataacatagatgttcctcgcaaaaaaaaaaacatatATGTAATCCACAGGGTAACATACTTGTACTCTTCCGGGAGGTAGTGTGCTCTCATGTAGGTAAATTGCTCTCCACGCGTAGTGCAACAGTGCTTCGTTGTGGAGCACGCCTATGTTGCACTTGATAAGTACGTGAAGCACACATGTGACGCATGTGCCACAGAACATGTGTAGTAGGATGCTACAATGTATCTTACAATATGTGTAATGCCGGCGCTACAATACACTTCTACAGTACATGTGTGGCGGTGTTACATTACACTCGCTACAATGTGCTGAAATTGCAGTAcgatgcaaaaaaaagagaaaaggaaactaGGAGCGCACTACCACGTGTTGCTCTCCCTTGCGCCCTGCTTCACCGAAAGTCTACATGGGTGACTTTTGTTGTTACTCTGACCTCCTCCATCTTCCCTTCGGGGTGGCAACAATGGTTGAATTTTCCCTAAAATTTTGGTTCAAATGGCTAGTTTGATCTTACCGTGTTTTTCATATTCTTAAATACAATTTGGGAATGTTTGTCCCGCGTCTGGATGTTCCAGATGTAATGATTTCCTTGCTTAATACATTTTCCAAATATTTGGGTCACAAAAAACTCGTTAGGCATTTTTCAAGTTGAAATTTCATAGGTTTAGGTGGTTTTGATCCAAGTAAATATTGATTTGCACTCTGCCATCATTATAACTGACGCAACCGCCATCATTGAGTCCACCCGCATTTGTCCAGAAGTTCAGATCCGACGAGTTCTTCATGTCATGTTAGGGTGCCACGTGGTCAATGATTTGTCGTTGCTACTTGCTACAACCTTGGTGGGGCCCTTGGAGTTAGATAGTCATGTGAATGACATCGTGGAACCGACAAAGTCAAATTCATAATGGTGATGGAAGAGACATTAGGGCACCCACAGTGTGTGCCCAAATAGTATTGCCGAATTGTGTTTTGGCTAATGGTAGCCCCATTACATGTGTAGACTAGTGCCATGGCCAAACAAATGGGAATCGGGGAATTTTCGTGCTCTAATGCCAAATTAACCAAGGCAATAAAATACGATATGAATCTCAGCAAACTAGTGCAAGCAATGGGGTGGGCATAGATGTGGCAATTTCATATCTCATAATGCAGTGGGGCCTACCATATATACATAATTTGCGAACCAAATATGTTGTGGAGAAATAGTCCATTTGACACGGACGCGAAAGTTCTGACCGCATCACATGTTTGGAATCATCACATGCCCTTGATGTCACCCATGTTGTGCCTAGACCCATATTCCTTGGTTAAAACGTTTTTGGAAGTGGTGGAGGATGGGATTCCATCATTGACATCTCCTCCAGGCTCCCGCCGCATCTGATGCAAAGTCCCAGGGTGACATCTCCTCCAACAACACCTGACACCTACCCAACGGTCAAAACTAGTCACCCGGTGTTTGCATGCTTTTAGTCACATCATTTAGTAAAAAATGATGATCACTAAAGGTCAATACCAACTAAACCTATGCCTTGTGAGGCGGAAAAGCGCCTAAGAGAGATTGATCCCGTATTGTATATTTCAGGTTCTTCATCAGACCAATTTTCACTTCAGGGGTTGTCGCTCCACTCAGATACATTTCGAGGTGAAAATTGGAAAAGGTCTGAAATAAACCTTGAATTTGTAGGCGAAAGCTAAATCGAACCCTGTACTTTCAATCTCTAAAATCAACACACCAAACTTTCTAATCCCGGTTTATTTTTGAACCTTGAGAGCATTCCCAAACAGGATGTGTTGACGTGACAGGTCGAATCCTGGGATTGTTGGCTGCGACTTGACTGGGCAGGTCCACCAGGCACGAAGCAAGTTTTTTTTTTGGTTACTTTTTCATAACGTGTGTTGTAAAAATGCCAAAAAAGAGATAAAATCAAACTTACAACCTAGCGATGTTGAACTACTCACGCTAGCCACTAGAACCAATGGATGTTATTGCTATCATGAGAGGTCCGAACAATTTAACCGCACACCCCAGCGTCGAGAATTGAAAACATTTTTTTAAGGGCAAAACAAATGTTGAACCGTAAACAATTTTTGAAATATTCGAAAAAATTAAAGTGCAAACACTTTTTGAAAAACCAGTCAATTTACACACATTAATTCTGAAAATGCAAACACGTTTTGAAACAtaaattttcttttgaaaaaatggAAGCAAAATTTGAAATCTGAACAAACTTTTAAAGTGTGAAAACtttttgattttttaaaaatgGGAAAAAAAATAAAACCTGAAAAAATGAGTAAGAATTTCGATATCTAAAAAATGTACgtgaaattttcaaaaatatttatacaatgtaaaaaaacatTAGTGTGATTCAGAAAAATATTCCGTACATACAAAAAAAATGTTACAAGTTTCAAAACGTGTTTGTGACTATTCAAAAAAGGGTATATGATGTAAAAATAATGTTTGCACAATGTAAAAAATGTGTCATACCATTAGAAGAATACACGTGACTTCATGAAACTGAAAAAAAGGGGTATacaattttgaaaatgtttaaacaATGTAAGCAAATGTTTGTgtagttttataaaatgtttattCTCATTTAGAGATTTTAaaatgtgtatttgaaaaatgttactgtattaaaaaaatgttgaaaacatgcatttaaaaaatgtacATAATGTATTTTAAAATTGCCGAAAGCATATCAAAAATTGTTTCATGTGTGCgttaaaaatgtacattgtgtattGAGAGAAATTAGACATGTGTAAAAAAGAAAACCGATGAAAACCaccaaataaaaagaagaaaaacaatacgtagaaaatcaagaaagaaacaaaagaaaacaataaatataacaaagaaacaaaaaccaaagaaaaacagtGAAAAAATAAAGTAGAAGGAAGGGAAAAAGAAAGCCAATAAACCAatgaaaaaccaaagaaaaactaaaggaaaatcaaaagaaaacgaaaaagaaaaatagaaagagaaacCAGAGCAGTGCAGGCGCGCAAGCCACTGCGGTAATGGGCCAGCCTGATTTGACTTGCCACGTCAGCGAATACCAGCTAAACACTTTCAAGGTTCAAAATAGACTTAGATCAGAAAGTTTtatgtgctgatttcagggattggAAGTTAATGATTCGATTTAGGTTTCTTCTACAGGTTCAAAGTTTATTTTGGACTTTTTTCGTGAAAATTTTACTTACCTCCTAAAGAAATTCTCATTATGGTCTGGATACTCATTAAGACTAGGGTGGATTAATGAGCTGATTGGCTCGTTAAGCTCGTGTtcgttaaggctcggctcgttaagGCTTCACTTGTTAAACTCGTTAAGATTAATGAGCAGAAAACCCTCCCCAGCTCGGTTCatttgaagctcgttaagctcgtgttCGTTAAGGCTCGGCTTGTTAAGTTCGTTAAGCCTAACGAGCAGAAAACCCTCCCCAACTCGGTTCTTCTGAAGCTCGTTAAGCTTGTGTTCATTAAGGCCCGGGCCATTAAGGcttaagctcgttaagcttaacgagcagAAAGCCCTCCCCGGCTCGGTTCGTTTGAAACTCGTTAAGCTTGTGTTCGTTAAGGCtcggcttgttaagctcgttaagcttaacaagAAGAAAACCCTCCCCCGCTCGGTTCGTTTGAAGCTCGTTAAACTCGTGCTCATTAAGGCtcggcttgttaagctcgttaagcttaacaagCAGAAAACCCTCCCCGGCTCGGTTCTTTTGAAGCTCATTAAGCTCGTGTTCATTAAGGCTCTACTCGTTAAGGCTTAAGCTTGTTAAGCTTAACGAGCAGAAAACCCTCCCGGCTCGGTTTGTTTAAAACTCGTTAAGCTCGTGTTCGTTAAGTCTCGGCTCGTTAAAGCtcggcttgttaagctcgttaagcttaacgagcggAAAACCCTCCCCGGCTCGGTTCGTTTGAaactcgttaagctcgtgagcgcttGTTAATAGTTTTTGATGTGTTATGGTCTATGAaatgagtgtgtaggtgtggtttTTAAGAAGGAGAAATGGTGACTACAAAAAAAATGCATTAGTTTATTGCCTCCTATGTAGATTAGATTAAATAGACGGGCTGAGATGCTACGAGAATTTTGTCATATAAGATAAAAATATGCGTTGTATTGTTACTACCGAGGTTAATGCGTTGAAATCGATGATTGACTTTattcattaagaagcgagctatgagcttaacgagccgaactatcAAGCTCTCGTTAAGCTCGCGGGCTACGAGGTTTTGGTCCAGCCCTAATTAGGACGAACTATAGCGCATCAAGGTGCATTACGTATCCTATGCTTTGTAAGTGGAAAACATACAACTATCCTTTCTAAACACGTGGGAACAATTTATCGGTGATTATTATCTTAAAGTTCACAACCTACAATGTGAGGGATTCGAGTCACCAAACATCACAGGGGAAGAAAATCACACAAACAACCCAACCATAGATTGCAATTTGTCACTCTAGTCACATGATAACGAAGCCATATTTCTCAAGAAGTGACATCGTAAACATACATCATGATATATCCTAGCTTCTGCAGTAGAGCATCATTGTTGTGTTCAGACTCTTCGTTCGACAATACATCAGCCAAGAAAAAAAAGACCGTATACGCTCATGTAATTAATCTTTTACAGTACGTATGCATGTACTCGACATGGCAGGTGGCGCGGTGATCCTCCAGCTCCATCAGCACCCCACGCGTTCGCGCGCCTACGCACGTACACAGAGACCGGCCCGTGTCATTTCCTGCCGAAACAAACGCAGAGAGGAAAAACTTTCAGTGTTCAGTGACTACGATGAACTCATCCTTTTCCGGATTTTGAGCCTGAAACGCTTAAGTCGCCGGGATACGGACCAGATCTTGAGCGACTCCTTCCAGGCCCCGTGCTTCATGCAGTGCGCGTAGATCTTGTCCAGCCGGACGATCATCTCCGAGAACGTCGGCCGCGCCATCGGGTGCGTGTCCCAGCACTCCTCGATCAGCCTGCATTGCATACACCCAGGGTAGAAGAAAGTTTCTAGTTCTGATCTAGTgaacatttttttccaaaaaaaaactgATCTATAGTGAACTAAAGTGTTTTCAGGTTCAGAAGCAAACTCACCCTTTGAAGTCTGAAGGGTACCCCTTGAGCTTGTTCTTCAGCGACGGCCGCATCCCCTCGCATCGGGCTATGACGGTTGTGGATTCCATGTTGGGTAGTCCTTCAACCATCTGATGATCACATCACACCACAAAAGATTGAGTTGATGATGATCACAGGGGCGATTAAGTTATCAAGTCTGAAACCCAGCTGGTAATGTTCTCTGCTCTGCTTTGTGCACATCGCAGAGTAACTGCATATATGGAGCAGAAAGGCGTACTGACCTCGTAAAGGATGAAGCCGAATGCGTACGCGTCGACGCTCATGTCGAACACCTCGTTCCTGTGCATCTCAGGCGCAGTGTAGTAACCTAGGTTACGGAATAGTACGATTAAGCTTTGTCAGGCGAAGCACTATCTGAAATGATTCTCGTTTATATTTGGTTGCTGAGAGTGGACTTACTGAAGgtgtcgacgatggcctcgtggttCATCAGTTTCACCTTGTCAGGAGCCATCTTGGACAGCCTCATCAGCCCGAACCCCCCGACCTTCATTAGGCCTCCATTATCCAGGAAGATATTTCTGGCACCTTACCAAGATTCAAATAGTAAAGTACGGCACAACCATGGCAATTCTATTTTTTCTGAATCATCCAAATATGCGTGCGCGGCGTATTTACGATTCCAAGCAAATGCAAGCAAGAGAACGGACAAGGCCAGGTTGCTTCATTTCCTCATCTTACTTTGGCTTTAGGTCGCAGTGGATGATGGGGTCTGGCTTGCACTGATGCAGATAAGTCATGCCCCTGAACATCCAGAGTCAGCCGCGACGAAAACAAGTAAGATCATTAGCACTGATGCACATTTCGGCATGGAGCTTCGTCTTTTGTCGAATGAAGAACAATACGACACATGTTTCAATTTTCAAAGATTGATCTTCTCTTGGGATCAGTAGATATACCTGGCAATGTCAAGGGCATATCTCAGCACCTTATGGCCATTCAGCCTTCCTTTCCTCTGAATAAGGCTTCCTAAATCAGCCTGCGTTTCAGAATAACTGCATGACTTAGTCCATCTAAGGATATATAGGTATGTAAGCTAGATATAATGGCCTAAGTAAAAGTCTTATTTTGACATTATTAATACATTTGCATGGTATTCAGAAACAATCATCATGGGTATGTTCTGCGTGACGGCTCCGATGAACTGAACGACGTTCGGATGCCGGACCTTCTCGAACACCGTCAGCTCATGCCTGAAAGAGTTTCTGTAacaaatgcaaaaaaaaaacatgaTTGTTGGATAAATAAACTGGTTGGGCTCTTTAGGGTGAGGAATTGAGGATTGAGATCTGCATCTCACATGGCTTCCTGATCGGAGTAGGTTTCTCTGTCGACTATTTTAACGGAGACCTTGGTTCCGTTCCATTTTGCAACTTGGTACGTGCCCTGTTCGACGTGCACACCGTTAATTCCCCCTCTTATTTTTTCACTAGCTTCATGCTATTTCTGTTATCTGAACTGAAAATGGAAAGAAAACAAATTGCACCACCTTGAGCACTTCGTCCCCTTTCCGGAACTGGAGCTCGCCGGGGTTCAACTCGTACTCCGGTATCTCCCCGGGGTTCGACGCCATCATCGGCGTCCTCCTGTTTCTCTGCAAATTATAGACGGTCAGAGAGACAGAGACCAACACATGGACCACGAATCCATCCATGGATCAAACAAATCAAAGAGGCAGTTGATGTGATGGAAAGACAGATACATACCGGGGCCTTTCCACCATGAGATTTCAGAAGATCATAGATGTCCATGTGGCCGTAACACTTGGAGTCGGCCACGGCCTACATATACATGACCAGAGAAACCAATGAGACATCGATCGTCTGATGCCAATGAAAGGGGAAAGAAAATATTATGTTGAATTATTTGGATGAACTCGGATGGTTGATGACTGACCGTGCTGCCCCATCGGTCGCGGGCGTCGATGTTGGCCTGCCAGTCGAGCAGCACGCTGACGACCTCGCGGTGGCCCTCGCAGGCGGCGACGTGCAGCGCGGTGCGGCCGTCGAGGTTGATGCTGTTGACGTCGACGCCGCCGCGGAGCAGTGCCTCGACGCCGGGCgcgtcgccctggcaggcgaggaAGAGCAGCTGCATGGTGGAGTCGAGGTTGTCCGGCACGGCGAGGTCCTGGTCGGCCTGGGAGCCCACGGGGCTCTGGCTCCGGCCGCGCCGCCGGTTGGGGTCCATGGACGACTGCCGCCCGAACAGGTGCCGGTTCCCGCCGCGCCCCGAGCGGGGGGACGACTCCAGCGACGTCTGCCGCCGGAGCTCCCCCGACGGGCCCTGCGTCAGGGACCCCGACGACGCCTGCCGCTGCAGCGTCACCTTCGCGCCGGGCTCCATCTGACTCAGCTCCTCCTCCATCAAGCGAGCTGCCAAGCTAGCTGGTGTTCCCTTTCGCTCAGGCGCGAGTCACGAGCAGGGGC
Coding sequences within:
- the LOC123075131 gene encoding integrin-linked protein kinase 1 isoform X2, with amino-acid sequence MEEELSQMEPGAKVTLQRQASSGSLTQGPSGELRRQTSLESSPRSGRGGNRHLFGRQSSMDPNRRRGRSQSPVGSQADQDLAVPDNLDSTMQLLFLACQGDAPGVEALLRGGVDVNSINLDGRTALHVAACEGHREVVSVLLDWQANIDARDRWGSTAVADSKCYGHMDIYDLLKSHGGKAPRNRRTPMMASNPGEIPEYELNPGELQFRKGDEVLKGTYQVAKWNGTKVSVKIVDRETYSDQEAINSFRHELTVFEKVRHPNVVQFIGAVTQNIPMMIVSEYHANADLGSLIQRKGRLNGHKVLRYALDIARGMTYLHQCKPDPIIHCDLKPKNIFLDNGGLMKVGGFGLMRLSKMAPDKVKLMNHEAIVDTFSYYTAPEMHRNEVFDMSVDAYAFGFILYEMVEGLPNMESTTVIARCEGMRPSLKNKLKGYPSDFKGLIEECWDTHPMARPTFSEMIVRLDKIYAHCMKHGAWKESLKIWK
- the LOC123075131 gene encoding integrin-linked protein kinase 1 isoform X1, whose translation is MEEELSQMEPGAKVTLQRQASSGSLTQGPSGELRRQTSLESSPRSGRGGNRHLFGRQSSMDPNRRRGRSQSPVGSQADQDLAVPDNLDSTMQLLFLACQGDAPGVEALLRGGVDVNSINLDGRTALHVAACEGHREVVSVLLDWQANIDARDRWGSTAVADSKCYGHMDIYDLLKSHGGKAPRNRRTPMMASNPGEIPEYELNPGELQFRKGDEVLKGTYQVAKWNGTKVSVKIVDRETYSDQEAINSFRHELTVFEKVRHPNVVQFIGAVTQNIPMMIVSEYHANADLGSLIQRKGRLNGHKVLRYALDIARGMTYLHQCKPDPIIHCDLKPKNIFLDNGGLMKVGGFGLMRLSKMAPDKVKLMNHEAIVDTFSYYTAPEMHRNEVFDMSVDAYAFGFILYEMVEGLPNMESTTVIARCEGMRPSLKNKLKGYPSDFKGLIEECWDTHPMARPTFSEMIVRLDKIYAHCMKHGAWKESLKIWSVSRRLKRFRLKIRKRMSSS